The following are encoded together in the Macadamia integrifolia cultivar HAES 741 chromosome 10, SCU_Mint_v3, whole genome shotgun sequence genome:
- the LOC122092092 gene encoding ABC transporter C family member 3-like gives MDAFLESKNDMNIWIFFSQPSVTIFLHGFSASSHLILLLVLSISWVCKRYKMTTLENVKPMVKNTHFFCYWSTLISCLVLSFFGLLLCVLNYFSGYTHGWSDLKLVAQLDFAFRTLTWFVIFAYLHIQFSQSSEHKFPILLRIWWVFYFLMFFSYIIIHLGLYWKYSSVSFLLLASDVVSIIAGLLFCYTGLFGKGQEVEDFHLLEPLLGINPSRNNGDKEQGPIVGGESVSPYANANLFSMSTFAWISPLLTLGCKKTLDLEDVPQLANCDSANMVFVHFENVFEYDSNGSGNGGCDKGNGCRDEGNSGRGEGNVNGNGVQVTTLKLAKALILSMWIEILWTTLFSIVCTLASYVGPYFINTFVQYLNSPYQLRYKGYGLVFIFFLSKLLRALSDRHLSFQLRKMAIKVRAALFAIIYKKGLKLSSQSKQGHTSGENINLMSVDVERAALFSWYLHDLWRVPLQIILALLILYKSLGFASFVAFVATVILMLTNVPLGNLQEKFQGELMDSKDQRMKVTSEALRNMRILKLQGWEIKFLDKIIELRNFETRWLEKVLYTTAITSFVYLSAPMFVSMVTFGFCVLIGIPLESGNVLTALATFEILRGPIYNLPDMISMVIQTKVSLDRIVSFLCLEDLNPNTVQMFPRDSDEVAVEIVKGNFSWNLHSPNLTLKDLNFRVYHGMRVAVCGSVGSGKSSLLSCILGEMPKVSGTIKLSGMKAYVAQSPWIQSGKIVDNILFGKEMNKERYEMILEACSLKKDLELFDFGDQTIIGERGINLSGGQKQRVQIARALYYDADIYLLDDPFSAVDAHTGTHLFKECLLGILSSKTVIYVTNQVEFLPSADLILVMRDGRITQAGKYEEILSSGTDLMELVGAHKKALADLSSVEHEATSNNLIEDDNKFHSEKSIQDDEETEPNNCKTEKLVKLEGQLVQEEKRENGRVNLSIYWKYISTAYKGAFVPLILLAQILFQLLLIVSSYWMVFATPISEDVRPFVKGSILIIVYVSLTLGSSICVLTRSMLIVTAGYKTATLLFNKMHLCIFRAPMSFFDSTPSGRILNRVSMDQSAIDTSIPHLIGEFLVSIIEFLGTAAVMSQVAWQMLIVLIPMTVICIWYQQFYTSAARELSRLIGVCQAPIIQHFAESSLGLTTIRGFNQEKRFMDTNLKLVDGYSRPRFHFSGAMEWLCFRMDILASITYVVSLVFLISMPKGILSPGVMGLAVTFGLTFSMHGVIWDLSRLENKIVSVERILQYSCIPSESPLLVEENRPGREWPSQGEVDIVDLQVQYAPHLPLILRGLTCTFRGGMKIGIVGRTGSGKSTLVQALFRILEPIAGQIWIDGINISNIGLHDLRSRLSIIPQDPAMFEGTVRSNLDPLEEYTDEQIWEALDRCQLGNEVRKKERKLDSAVTENGENWSVGQRQLVCLGRVLLKRSKVLVLDEATASVDTATDYLIQQTLKEHFSESTVITIAHRITSILDVDMVLLLDNGLILEYDSPAKLLEIKSSSFAKLVKEYTRRFSS, from the exons ATGGATGCTTTTCTAGAATCTAAGAATGATATGAATATCTGGATATTCTTTTCGCAGCCTTCTGTGACAATTTTCCTCCATGGTTTTTCTGCTTCATCACACCTAATTTTGCTATTAGTTTTGTCCATTTCCTGGGTTTGCAAAAGATACAAAATGACCACCCTAGAAAATGTAAAACCAATGGTGAAGAATACACACTTTTTCTGTTATTGGTCAACCCTTATATCTTGCTTGGTTTTATCTTTCTTTGGTCTTCTCCTATGTGTCCTAAACTACTTCTCTGGGTATACCCATGGTTGGTCTGATCTAAAGCTTGTTGCCCAGTTGGATTTTGCATTCAGAACACTCACTTGGTTTGTGATCTTTGCTTACTTGCACATCCAATTTTCTCAATCGAGTGAGCACAAGTTTCCTATTCTACTAAGGATTTGGTGGGTCTTCTATTTCCTGATGTTTTTTTCGTACATTATAATACATCTTGGTTTGTATTGGAAATATTCATCTGTGTCATTCCTGTTATTGGCCTCAGATGTTGTATCTATCATTGCTGGTTTGCTCTTTTGTTATACTGGTTTGTTTGGAAAAGGACAAGAAGTTGAAGATTTTCATCTTTTGGAGCCTCTTTTGGGAATTAATCCAAGTCGAAACAATGGTGACAAAGAACAAGGGCCAATTGTTGGTGGAGAGAGTGTTTCACCTTATGCAAATGCCAATCTTTTTAGTATGTCGACTTTCGCTTGGATAAGCCCTTTGCTTACACTTGGGTGTAAAAAGACACTAGACCTTGAAGACGTTCCTCAACTTGCGAATTGTGATAGTGCTAATATGGTCTTTGTTCATTTTGAGAATGTTTTTGAATATGATAGTAATGGCAGTGGTAATGGTGGTTGTGATAAGGGTAATGGTTGTCGTGATGAGGGTAATAGTGGTCGTGGTGAGGGTAATGTCAATGGTAATGGAGTTCAAGTGACCACACTTAAGCTGGCTAAGGCATTGATTCTCTCCATGTGGATAGAAATTTTATGGacaactctattctccattgtaTGCACATTGGCTTCTTATGTTGGACCATACTTTATTAATACCTTTGTTCAATATCTCAATAGCCCTTACCAACTAAGATATAAAGGTTATGGActagtgtttattttctttctttcaaagctCTTAAGGGCTCTCTCAGATAGGCACTTGTCCTTTCAATTACGAAAGATGGCAATTAAGGTCCGTGCTGCATTGTTTGCAATAATCTATAAGAAGGGTCTCAAACTTTCAAGTCAATCAAAGCAGGGCCACACTAGTGGAGAGAACATTAATTTGATGAGTGTTGATGTTGAGAGGGCTGCCCTTTTTAGTTGGTACTTACACGATTTATGGAGGGTGCCTCTTCAAATTATTCTAGCATTGTTGATCTTGTACAAGAGCCTTGGGTTCGCTTCATTTGTAGCTTTTGTTGCCACAGTGATTTTAATGTTAACAAATGTTCCATTGGGAAATTTACAAGAGAAATTTCAAGGGGAATTGATGGATTCTAAGGATCAAAGGATGAAGGTGACATCTGAGGCTCTGAGGAATATGAGGATTCTTAAGCTTCAGGGATGGGAAATAAAGTTCTTAGATAAAATAATTGAGCTTAGAAACTTTGAAACAAGATGGTTAGAAAAGGTACTTTATACAACAGCTATAACTTCCTTTGTCTACTTGTCTGCTCCTATGTTTGTCTccatggttacttttgggttttgtgtgcTTATTGGAATTCCACTAGAGTCAGGGAATGTTCTAACTGCACTTGCAACATTTGAGATATTGCGAGGTCCTATTTATAATCTCCCAGACATGATCTCCATGGTTATTCAAACTAAAGTTTCCCTTGATAGGATAGTCTCATTCCTTTGCCTCGAAGATCTTAATCCGAATACAGTACAAATGTTTCCAAGGGATAGTGACGAAGTTGCAGTTGAGATAGTTAAGGGGAATTTCTCTTGGAACCTTCATTCCCCTAATCTCACATTAAAAGATCTTAATTTCCGAGTGTACCATGGGATGAGAGTGGCTGTTTGTGGTTCTGTTGGCTCTGGCAAGTCAAGCCTACTTTCATGCATACTAGGGGAAATGCCAAAGGTATCTGGAACCATTAAGTTAAGTGGGATGAAGGCCTATGTTGCACAGTCACCTTGGATACAAAGTGGTAAGATAGTAGACAATATATTGTTTGGTAAGGAGATGAATAAGGAAAGGTATGAGATGATCCTTGAAGCATGTTCATTAAAGAAGGACCTAGAATTGTTTGACTTTGGGGATCAAACTATCATAGGGGAAAGGGGGATCAACCTAAGTGGTGGGCAGAAGCAAAGAGTCCAAATTGCACGTGCTTTATACTATGATGCTGACATTTATTTGCTTGATGATCCTTTTAGTGCTGTGGATGCTCACACAGGAACTCATCTTTTTAAG GAGTGTTTACTGGGAATTTTGAGTTCAAAAACTGTAATTTATGTTACCAACCAAGTAGAGTTTTTACCTTCGGCTGATCTTATCCTG GTTATGAGAGATGGGAGGATTACTCAAGCAGGAAAGTATGAAGAAATTCTTAGTTCAGGAACTGATTTGATGGAATTAGTGGGTGCCCATAAGAAAGCTTTAGCAGACCTTAGTTCTGTTGAACATGAGGCTACTTCTAATAATTTAATTGAAGATGATAATAAGTTTCATAGTGAGAAGTCTAttcaagatgatgaagaaacaGAACCTAATAATTGCAAAACAGAAAAACTTGTTAAGCTAGAAGGGCAACTTgttcaagaagaaaagagagaaaatggtagAGTTAATCTTTCAATCTACTGGAAGTATATTAGCACTGCATATAAAGGGGCTTTTGTACCATTGATATTGTTGGCACAAATTCTTTTTCAACTTCTTCTAATAGTCAGTAGTTACTGGATGGTATTTGCTACTCCCATTTCAGAGGATGTGAGACCTTTTGTTAAAGGATCAATTCTCATTATTGTTTATGTTTCTTTGACCCTTGGAAGCTCTATTTGTGTACTTACAAGGTCCATGCTTATTGTAACTGCTGGATACAAGACGGCCACTCTACTCTTTAACAAAATGCATTTATGCATTTTTCGTGCTCCTATGTCATTTTTTGACTCTACTCCGAGTGGAAGGATTCTAAATCGA GTATCCATGGATCAAAGTGCAATTGATACCTCTATTCCACATCTAATTGGAGAGTTTCTTGTTTCAATCATAGAATTCTTGGGAACTGCTGCAGTAATGTCACAGGTTGCCTGGCAAATGTTAATAGTTCTTATTCCGATGACTGTGATATGCATTTGGTACCAG CAATTCTACACATCTGCAGCACGAGAACTATCACGGCTGATCGGAGTATGTCAAGCTCCAATTATACAACATTTTGCTGAATCCAGTTTAGGCTTAACCACAATTAGGGGCTTCAATCAAGAAAAGAGGTTTATGGACACAAACCTCAAGTTGGTAGATGGGTATTCCCGGCCCAGATTTCATTTCTCTGGTGCAATGGAGTGGTTATGCTTCCGCATGGATATTTTGGCATCTATCACATATGTTGTCTCTTTGGTTTTCTTGATCTCAATGCCGAAAGGAATACTCAGTCCTG GTGTTATGGGTTTAGCAGTCACATTTGGGCTTACTTTCAGTATGCACGGGGTCATATGGGATCTTAGTCGTCTTGAGAATAAAATCGTATCCGTTGAGAGAATATTACAATATTCCTGCATACCTAGTGAATCCCCCTTGTTGGTGGAAGAAAATAGGCCAGGTCGTGAATGGCCGTCACAAGGGGAAGTTGATATTGTTGATCTACAG GTCCAGTACGCCCCTCACCTTCCTCTTATCTTGCGAGGTCTCACGTGCACTTTCCGTGGAGGGATGAAGATTGGCATCGTTGGGCGAACAGGAAGTGGTAAATCAACTCTCGTACAGGCTCTTTTTCGCATACTTGAACCTATAGCCGGTCAGATTTGGATAGATGGTATCAACATATCCAATATTGGCCTTCATGATTTGCGGTCAAGATTGAGTATCATCCCACAAGATCCAGCTATGTTTGAGGGGACTGTAAGAAGTAACCTTGACCCGCTTGAAGAATACACTGATGAACAAATCTGGGAG GCTTTAGATAGATGCCAACTTGGTAATGAagttagaaagaaggaaaggaagcttGATTCTGCAG TGACtgagaatggagagaattggaGTGTGGGTCAAAGGCAGCTAGTTTGTTTAGGGCGGGTGTTACTCAAGAGGAGCAAAGTGTTAGTACTCGATGAAGCTACTGCATCAGTGGATACAGCAACCGACTATCTAATTCAGCAAACGCTAAAAGAACACTTCTCAGAGTCTACTGTCATCACAATAGCACATAGGATAACATCAATTCTTGATGTCGATatggttcttcttcttgataatg GGCTTATACTGGAATATGATTCCCCAGCCAAATTGCTAGAGATCAAGTCTTCATCATTTGCAAAGCTTGTCAAGGAGTATACTCGAAGATTTAGTTCCTAG
- the LOC122090814 gene encoding SNAP25 homologous protein SNAP33-like: MFGFRKSPFSKINKQNSVDPGFSAFSGTNPFDSDTESDSNQTLKPARKTSSEPTLTTPNLKANLFDEDGGNTAASASSSYSRPSAQRNKYKNDFRDSGGLENQSVQELENCAVYKAEETTNTVNGCLKIAENIREDATNTLITLHKQGEQITRTHQITVDIDQDLSRGEKLLGSLGGMFSKTWKPKKNHAIKGPVISRDDLFKRRGNHLEQREKLGLAPVPKEQSNSRQPPPEPTNAIQKVEVEKAKQDDALSDLSNILGELKVMAIDMGTEIGRHNEALGNVGDDVDELNFRMKGATQRGRRLLGK, encoded by the exons ATGTTTGGTTTTAGAAAATCACCCTTTTCCAAGATCAATAAACAAAACTCGGTTGACCCTGGCTTTTCTGCTTTTTCTGGTACTAACCCTTTTGATTCAGACACTGAATCTGACTCCAATCAAACCCTTAAACCTGCAAGAAAAACTTCTTCTGAACCTACACTTACTACACCCAACCTCAAAGCCAACCTTTTTGACGAAGACGGTGGAAACACAGCAGCTTCTGCTTCATCTTCATATTCTCGTCCTTCAGCCCAAAGGAACAAATACAAGAATGACTTCCGTGACTCTGGAGGATTGGAGAACCAGTCTGTACAAGAACTGGAGAACTGTGCTGTGTACAAGGCCGAGGAGACGACGAACACCGTCAATGGCTGCCTGAAGATTGCTGAGAATATCAGAGAGGATGCTACTAATACTCTGATCACTTTACATAAGCAGGGTGAGCAAATCACGAGGACCCACCAGATTACTGTTGATATTGATCAAGATCTCAGTCGG GGGGAGAAACTTCTTGGGAGTCTTGGTGGTATGTTCTCTAAGACCTGGAAGCCAAAAAAGAACCATGCAATCAAAGGGCCAGTGATCTCTAGAG ATGACTTGTTCAAAAGAAGGGGCAATCACTTGGAGCAGAGGGAGAAGTTGGGGTTGGCACCTGTACCCAAGGAACAGTCAAACTCACGACAACCTCCTCCTGAACCCACAAATGCAATACAGAAAGTAGAG GTGGAGAAGGCCAAGCAAGATGATGCCTTGTCAGACTTGAGTAATATTTTGGGTGAGCTGAAGGTTATGGCCATTGATATGGGGACTGAAATTGGAAG GCATAATGAAGCTTTGGGCAATGTTGGTGACGATGTGGATGAGTTAAATTTCCGGATGAAAGGTGCCACTCAGCGTGGGCGTCGTTTGCTGGGGAAGTAA
- the LOC122092129 gene encoding uncharacterized protein LOC122092129, which translates to MGTPQPLSNQQSRTSSQGPVASTSGMLLSSEFLEVNGTNTINLSMGVPQPPSNQQSRTSSQAPVAILWDIENCPVPSDVRPEEVAGNIRMALRVHPIIEGAVTTFSAYGDFNAFPRRLREGCQRTGVKLVDVPNGRKDAADKAILVDMFLFALDNRPPSTIMLISGDVDFAPALHILGQRGYIVILVIPARVGVSSALSNAGRFVWDWPSVARGEGFAPPKALMSRGPSDITGYLMGCNMNDNASGQTEEEAIVYRGISQSECTAWANFNQFYCFNSRDISKTSQSLSEYSSNLITMPCFPTSRSHSLPSGLNNDSAGPVDWDQNELAEPTLWVQPGDLNGLKCQLVKLLELSGGSLPLTRIPAEYHKIFGRPLYVAEYGAFKLVNLLKKMADRIAMEGKGNRKFVYLCNSTIRLDKTSLNTPISVARRDKGKEPQEEDTDVRACVNTCCSSDEFSDDDRVIGHERSVNTTGLTQEIDNQFEQFKQELQELLVSWSGGIFLGTFEATYQQRYKKALDYKRFGVDELEELIEKVKDVVILHEEPESKRKFLVAITG; encoded by the coding sequence ATGGGCACGCCTCAACCACTCTCAAACCAGCAAAGCAGGACTTCCTCACAAGGGCCAGTGGCAAGCACATCTGGAATGCTATTGTCTTCGGAATTCTTGGAAGTCAATGGAACAAATACCATCAATCTAAGCATGGGAGTGCCTCAACCACCCTCAAACCAGCAAAGCAGGACTTCCTCGCAAGCGCCAGTGGCTATTCTCTGGGATATTGAAAACTGCCCTGTCCCAAGTGATGTCCGCCCCGAAGAGGTTGCTGGTAACATCAGAATGGCATTGCGTGTCCATCCTATTATTGAGGGAGCTGTTACAACATTTTCTGCCTATGGAGATTTCAATGCCTTCCCAAGGCGGCTTAGGGAGGGCTGTCAAAGGACTGGTGTGAAACTTGTAGATGTTCCAAATGGAAGGAAGGATGCAGCTGACAAGGCTATTTTGGTTGATATGTTCTTGTTTGCTCTTGACAATCGTCCACCATCGACCATCATGCTGATCTCAGGGGATGTAGATTTTGCTCCAGCTTTGCACATACTGGGACAACGTGGTTACATTGTCATCCTTGTCATTCCTGCTAGAGTAGGCGTTTCATCTGCCTTGAGTAATGCAGGCAGGTTTGTCTGGGACTGGCCCAGTGTGGCTCGTGGAGAAGGGTTTGCGCCTCCTAAAGCATTAATGTCCCGTGGGCCTTCTGACATTACTGGCTATCTCATGGGGTGCAATATGAATGACAATGCTAGTGGCCAGACTGAAGAGGAAGCAATTGTCTATAGAGGAATATCACAAAGTGAGTGCACTGCTTGGGCCAACTTCAATCAGTTTTACTGCTTCAACTCTAGGGATATCTCAAAGACATCACAGTCGTTGTCTGAATACAGCAGTAATTTGATTACCATGCCTTGTTTTCCCACTTCAAGATCTCATAGTCTCCCCTCTGGTCTGAACAATGATTCGGCAGGACCTGTTGATTGGGACCAGAATGAATTAGCAGAACCAACATTGTGGGTCCAGCCTGGAGACCTCAATGGTCTGAAGTGTCAACTAGTGAAGCTGCTGGAGCTGTCAGGAGGGAGCCTACCCCTCACCCGTATTCCTGCAGAGTACCATAAGATTTTTGGACGGCCCCTATATGTGGCAGAGTATGGTGCTTTTAAGCTTGTGAATCTTCTCAAGAAGATGGCAGATCGCATAGCCATGGAGGGGAAGGGCAATAGGAAGTTCGTGTACCTCTGCAACTCCACTATTCGACTTGACAAGACAAGCTTGAATACTCCAATAAGTGTGGCAAGGAGGGATAAGGGGAAGGAGCCGCAAGAGGAGGATACTGATGTAAGGGCATGTGTTAACACATGTTGCTCCTCGGATGAGTTTTCAGATGATGACAGGGTCATTGGTCATGAGAGGAGTGTCAATACTACGGGATTGACTCAAGAAATTGACAATCAGTTTGAACAGTTCAAGCAGGAACTACAAGAGCTTCTTGTTAGCTGGAGTGGAGGGATCTTCCTTGGTACTTTTGAAGCAACATACCAGCAGCGGTACAAGAAAGCACTGGACTACAAGAGATTTGGTGTGGATGAGCTCGAGGAGCTGATTGAAAAGGTGAAGGATGTTGTGATTTTACATGAAGAACCAGAGAGCAAGAGGAAGTTCCTGGTTGCTATTACTGGATAG
- the LOC122091082 gene encoding pentatricopeptide repeat-containing protein At5g39350 codes for MCFLTQAQALSKFKCLLITAAQCGSLLRHCGTTRSLTNTKRLHAHTITSGLLFFDHSARIRSNLIATYAVCGDATIARLLFDDLPQRKSLLWNFMIRAYSQNGLSTDALRLFVEMLSSGDNNPDNFTFPFVLKACAEMSLLNMGMSIHCRALATGFDSDTYVQNSLLAMYMNCGKTEMARLVFDRMQEQTVVSWNTMISGYLRNGLAEESLAIFDWMMDVDEKPDHATLVSVLPACAHLKDLQRGRGVHDLLEEKGLGNYIPVKNSLMDMYAKCGRLVEARLVFDEMGEKDVVSWTAMIVGYLSNGDATSVLALGHRMQLEGVKPNSVTLAALLSASASLSTLKHGKCLHGWAIRCRLESDVMVETALIDMYAKCNRMDLSFRVFLKSTKKGTVPWNALITGHVHNRLANKAIKLFKQMLMEEGVYPDCATLISLLPAYADLADLWQAKNIHCYLISSGFHPSVETATGLIDIYSKCGSLDSAHELFDKIPEKVKDTVAWSAIIAGYGMHGYGGVAVSLFYQMVQSGVKPNEVTFTSVLHACSHAGMVDEGLRLFKCIIDDHQMRPPTDHYTCIVDLLGRAGRLEEAYELITMMPFEPNHAVWGALLGACVIHEDAKLGEVAAKQLFELEPDNTGNYVLMAKIYAAVGRWKDAENMRSMMSAMGLRKTPAHSLIEIRNAVNT; via the coding sequence ATGTGTTTCTTGACACAGGCCCAGGCCTTGTCCAAGTTCAAGTGTCTTCTCATCACTGCAGCTCAATGCGGATCCCTTCTGCGACACTGTGGCACTACGCGGTCACTCACCAACACAAAGAGACTCCACGCCCACACCATCACTTCCGGCCTCCTCTTCTTCGACCACTCTGCGCGCATCCGATCAAACCTCATTGCTACCTATGCCGTCTGTGGAGACGCAACAATTGCTCGTCTTCTATTCGATGATTTGCCTCAAAGAAAATCCTTGTTATGGAACTTCATGATCCGAGCCTACTCTCAGAATGGTTTATCAACTGACGCACTTCGCCTGTTTGTCGAAATGCTCTCTTCAGGGGACAATAACCCTGACAACTTCACCTTCCCTTTTGTCCTCAAGGCCTGTGCAGAAATGTCGTTGCTTAACATGGGTATGTCCATCCATTGTCGAGCATTGGCCACTGGGTTTGATTCGGATACTTACGTGCAGAATTCCTTACTGGCGATGTATATGAACTGTGGCAAAACGGAGATGGCCAGGCTGGTTTTTGACCGAATGCAGGAGCAGACTGTGGTTTCTTGGAACACGATGATAAGTGGGTACCTTCGAAATGGGCTGGCAGAGGAATCTTTAGCCATTTTTGATTGGATGATGGATGTGGATGAGAAACCTGATCATGCCACCTTGGTCTCTGTGTTACCTGCTTGTGCTCACTTAAAGGATTTGCAGCGAGGGAGGGGGGTTCATGATTTGCTGGAGGAGAAGGGATTGGGGAATTACATTCCTGTGAAGAACTCGTTGATGGATATGTATGCAAAATGTGGTCGTTTGGTTGAGGCCAGACTTGTCTTTGATGAGATGGGAGAGAAGGATGTGGTGTCATGGACGGCCATGATTGTAGGCTACCTGTCAAATGGTGATGCAACAAGTGTATTAGCACTTGGGCATCGGATGCAACTGGAGGGGGTAAAACCTAATTCGGTAACCTTGGCAGCTCTCCTATCTGCTTCTGCCAGTTTATCGACTCTGAAGCATGGTAAGTGCTTACATGGGTGGGCAATAAGGTGCAGACTTGAATCTGATGTTATGGTGGAGACTGCCCTGATTGACATGTATGCAAAGTGTAACCGCATGGACCTTAGCTTTCGAGTTTTCTTAAAATCTACGAAAAAAGGAACAGTGCCATGGAATGCACTTATCACAGGGCATGTTCATAACAGACTTGCAAACAAAGCAATAAAACTTTTCAAACAAATGCTGATGGAAGAAGGGGTCTACCCAGATTGTGCAACCTTGATTAGCCTCCTTCCTGCTTATGCTGATTTGGCTGATCTTTGGCAAGCCAAAAACATACATTGTTACCTTATCAGTTCTGGATTTCATCCAAGCGTTGAAACTGCCACTGGTTTGATTGATATCTACTCGAAGTGTGGAAGCCTCGATTCTGCCCATGAGCTCTTCGATAAGATTCCAGAAAAAGTTAAGGACACTGTAGCATGGAGTGCCATCATAGCTGGGTATGGAATGCATGGCTATGGTGGGGTTGCAGTTTCACTTTTTTATCAGATGGTGCAGTCTGGGGTGAAACCTAATGAAGTCACCTTCACATCTGTTTTGCATGCTTGCAGCCATGCAGGGATGGTGGATGAGGGCCTACGTTTGTTCAAATGTATAATTGATGATCACCAAATGAGACCTCCAACTGATCACTACACTTGCATTGTTGATCTTCTTGGCCGTGCAGGTCGACTAGAGGAGGCTTACGAACTGATTACAATGATGCCATTTGAGCCCAATCATGCTGTATGGGGTGCTCTATTAGGTGCCTGTGTGATACATGAAGATGCCAAGCTAGGAGAGGTAGCTGCAAAGCAACTTTTTGAACTAGAGCCAGACAATACAGGAAATTATGTGTTAATGGCCAAGATTTATGCTGCTGTAGGAAGGTGGAAAGATGCAGAGAATATGAGAAGTATGATGAGTGCAATGGGATTAAGAAAAACACCAGCCCACAGCTTGATTGAGATTAGAAATGCAGTAAACACATAG